The nucleotide window GTACTGCATTCACACTCTTTTCCACGGTGGTCCGGGTACGCGTCGGGCTGAGCGCAGCAGGTCACCCAAGTATCGGCCCGGGGCCATCGCCGGCGGCATCGAATGGGCATCTTTGGGTGAGATGCGTTCGTACACCTAGTGTCCTGAGTCATTAATTCGTGTGCAGTAGTGGGCGATGGAGTCGAGGATCTGGTCAGCGGTCTTGACCCACACGTAGGGGCGGGGGTTGTCGTTCCAGGTCTCGATCCACGCTCTGATGTCGGCATTGAGTGCTCGTACGGTGCGGTGGGTGGAGCGTTGGAGTTTCTTGGTGGTCAGTTCGGCGAACCAGCGTTCGACGAGGTTCATCCAGGATGAGCTGGTGGGGGTGAAGTGGACAACAAACCGCGGGTGCGCGGTCAGCCATCGCTTGACCGCGGGTGTCTTGTGGGTGGAGGCATTGTCCATGACCAGGTGGACGTCGAGCTCGTCGGGTACCTCGGCGTCGATCTTGCGGAGGAATCCGATGAATTCCGTTGCGCGATGCCGTGAGTGAAGCGAACCGATGACTTTGCCCGACGCGATGTCCAACGCCGCGTACAGGCTGGAGGTGCCGTTGCGCACGTAGTCGTGGCTGGCCCGTTGCGGGGTGCCCGGGAGCATGGGAAAGATCGGCTGGGTGCGATCGAGCGCTTGGATCTGGGTCTTCTCGTCAACGCAGAGCACCAGGGCACGTTCGGGTGGGTTCATGTAGAGCCCGACGACGTCGCGGACCTTTTCGGTGAACATGGGATCTTTCGACAGCTTCCACGAATCCTGTTTGTGTGGAGCCAATCCGAACGCTCTCCATACACGCGAAACAGTTGACTGCGACATGTCGAGATGCTCAGCCATCGACCGAGTCGACCAGTGTGTCGCATTCTTCGGAGTGGTCTCGAGAGTTGCGGTGATCAGGTCTTTGATCTGCTCGTCGCCGACGGTTCGAGGTCGCCCGGGCCGGGGTTCGTCGAGCAACCCCTCGCAGCGGTGCTCGACGAACCGGCCTCGCCATCGCCGCACGGTACCTCGGTTGAGGCCGAGTCGTTGTGCCACTTCGGTATTCGACCCGCCATCTGCGGCAGCGAGAACGATTCGTGATCGCATCGCCAAACCCGAGGCCGTCGTTCGCCGACGCGCCCACCCTTCGAGCTCACGGCGCTCGTCATCGGTCAGAACAATATCCACTGCTCGCGGACCCCGGGTTGCCATTCCCCAGTCTATCAACCGAATGACAATTAATGACTCAGGACACTAGGTTGTACACGTGAGGTCAGCAGCTCGTCTCGTCGTGCCGGTGCTGTTGGTGGTCGTCGAACTGTGGATCACCGTCGCGGCCACGTGGATGTACGCCGTGTCGGCAGGCCGGGTCCTCGACGGGGGTCAGGTGCCGTCGCGGTCGACGCTGCTGGTGCTCGGTTCGCTGGTGGAGGACGGGACTCCCGGCGACTATGTGCGCGGGCGACTGGACACGGCGTCGGCGTTGTATCGCGACGGGCGTGTCGACCGAATCATCAATTCCGGCAACGGTTCTCCCGAAGCCGGTGATGAGCCGGCGGCGATGCGGAGCCATCTCGAGACAGAGGGTGTGCCGGCGCGGGTGATCGTCGACGACCCCTTGGGTCTCGACACCGCGGCGAGTTGTCGTCGTGCGCGGGAGGTGTTCGGTGTGAGTTCGCTGATCATCGTGACGCAGGACTTCCACCTGTCGCGCGCCATCGCGCTGTGTCGTGGCGAGGGGGTCGATGCGCGCGGTATTGCAGCCGAATGTGATTGCCCGTCATGGACATTGATCCGCAACCACATCCGCGAGACGGTGTTCGCGGGACCGAAGGCGGTGCTGAGTCGTGTCGGCTGAGACCCGCGCGTGCGGCGCGCCGCCCGAAACTCGAGTCCCGTGGATCAGCGTTACGGCTTCGGTTAGGCTAACCAGGTCCGATTGACGGCCACCGCGACAGGAATGGCCGGGAGAAAGCGGGAGCGCATGCAGACCACCAGCCTGATCCGACGAGCGATTGCGACGGCCGGGGCCGCGCTGATCGCCACGAGCGTCCTCGCCGCCTGCACCGGGAGTGACTCGTCCGGAGACGACGAGACCCTCATCCTGTATTCAGGCCGCTCGGAATCCCTGGTGGGGCCGCTCGTCGAGCGCATCGGCGGAACCATCCCGGTGACCGCCGCCTACGACAAGAAGGCCGCGCAGATCCTCGAGGAGGGTGATCGCTCGCCCGCGGACCTCTTCTTCGCCCAGGACGCGGGTGAGCTGGGCGCACTGGCCGACGCCGGCTTGCTCGAACCGCTACCCGCGGACATCGTCGAGACCGTCCCCGATGCCTACCGCTCCGGGACCGGCTCCTGGACCTCCACCTCGGCTCGCTCGCGGGTCCTGATCTACGACCCGCGGCAGCTGTCCTCCGATGACCTGCCCGCCGGGATCGACGGTCTGCTCACCCCGGAGATGCGCGGCAAGGTCGGATACGCGCCGACGAACGCGTCGTTCAAGTCCTTCGTCACCGCACTCAGATTGACCCGCGGTGAGGACGGGGCCCGAGACTGGCTCACCGCATTTCTCGCGAACGACCCCAAGTCCTTCGAAGGGAACGGTCCG belongs to Gordonia westfalica and includes:
- a CDS encoding IS630 family transposase, with the translated sequence MATRGPRAVDIVLTDDERRELEGWARRRTTASGLAMRSRIVLAAADGGSNTEVAQRLGLNRGTVRRWRGRFVEHRCEGLLDEPRPGRPRTVGDEQIKDLITATLETTPKNATHWSTRSMAEHLDMSQSTVSRVWRAFGLAPHKQDSWKLSKDPMFTEKVRDVVGLYMNPPERALVLCVDEKTQIQALDRTQPIFPMLPGTPQRASHDYVRNGTSSLYAALDIASGKVIGSLHSRHRATEFIGFLRKIDAEVPDELDVHLVMDNASTHKTPAVKRWLTAHPRFVVHFTPTSSSWMNLVERWFAELTTKKLQRSTHRTVRALNADIRAWIETWNDNPRPYVWVKTADQILDSIAHYCTRINDSGH
- a CDS encoding SanA/YdcF family protein produces the protein MYAVSAGRVLDGGQVPSRSTLLVLGSLVEDGTPGDYVRGRLDTASALYRDGRVDRIINSGNGSPEAGDEPAAMRSHLETEGVPARVIVDDPLGLDTAASCRRAREVFGVSSLIIVTQDFHLSRAIALCRGEGVDARGIAAECDCPSWTLIRNHIRETVFAGPKAVLSRVG
- a CDS encoding extracellular solute-binding protein; the encoded protein is MQTTSLIRRAIATAGAALIATSVLAACTGSDSSGDDETLILYSGRSESLVGPLVERIGGTIPVTAAYDKKAAQILEEGDRSPADLFFAQDAGELGALADAGLLEPLPADIVETVPDAYRSGTGSWTSTSARSRVLIYDPRQLSSDDLPAGIDGLLTPEMRGKVGYAPTNASFKSFVTALRLTRGEDGARDWLTAFLANDPKSFEGNGPIVEAVNNGQLAAGLTNHYYWVQEVQEKGLENVPGRLHFFSDQDPGALVNVGAIGVLKTAGDKEAAFDFIRQLHTPETQTYFATEVGEYPVIGDEPLPVEGLPTLNQLSPPKITLDELADVSGTDKLLNEVGAV